Proteins encoded together in one Marinithermus hydrothermalis DSM 14884 window:
- a CDS encoding acetyl ornithine aminotransferase family protein yields MYTHKRPLIQTELPGPKAKALLERDAKRMSTSYIRPFPFVPEKGEGAWIWDVDGNLFLDVMAGIAVNTTGYAHPRVVEAVRRQAEAFQHVCFSDFTSEPQLSLAERLVEKLGGGYRVYFGNSGTEAVEAAIKIVRYHTRRPYIIAFTGAFHGRTMGSLSLTASNSKYRRGFAPLLPGVVHLPFPHPYRPPLGAPPEAAGTAVLEHLEHLFKTSLPPDEVGAVFIEPIQGEGGYVVPPEGFLKGLRELTERHGILLVADEVQTGAGRTGKFLAVEHEGVQPDIVVLAKGLASGYPISAVLFREELSSWTPGAHGTTFGGHPVAAAAAHATLDLLEEGLMENAREVGAFLLRAFEELKAKYPRLGDVRGRGLMIGLDFVKDPETREEDPELRDRVANRAFAKGLLNLPAGPSTIRIAPPLILSREEAQIAVEILDEAIAEALV; encoded by the coding sequence ATGTACACCCATAAGCGCCCTTTGATCCAGACCGAACTCCCCGGCCCCAAGGCCAAAGCCCTCCTCGAGCGCGACGCGAAACGCATGTCCACCTCGTATATCCGCCCCTTCCCCTTCGTTCCAGAAAAAGGTGAGGGGGCTTGGATCTGGGACGTGGACGGCAACCTATTCCTGGATGTGATGGCGGGCATCGCCGTGAACACCACCGGGTACGCGCACCCCCGCGTGGTTGAGGCGGTGCGTCGGCAAGCTGAAGCCTTCCAGCACGTGTGCTTCTCCGACTTCACCTCCGAACCGCAGCTCAGCCTGGCCGAGCGCCTGGTGGAAAAACTCGGCGGCGGGTACCGCGTGTACTTTGGCAACTCCGGCACCGAAGCGGTCGAAGCCGCGATCAAGATCGTTCGCTACCACACGCGTCGGCCGTACATCATCGCCTTCACCGGGGCCTTCCACGGACGCACCATGGGCTCCCTCTCCCTCACCGCCTCGAACAGCAAGTACCGCCGGGGCTTCGCCCCCCTCCTTCCCGGCGTGGTACACCTGCCCTTCCCTCACCCCTACCGTCCCCCGCTCGGCGCACCTCCCGAAGCTGCGGGCACGGCGGTGCTCGAGCACCTCGAGCACCTCTTCAAGACCAGCCTGCCGCCGGACGAGGTCGGTGCGGTGTTCATCGAGCCGATCCAGGGCGAGGGCGGGTACGTTGTGCCTCCAGAGGGCTTTCTGAAGGGGTTGCGGGAGCTCACGGAACGGCACGGCATCCTGCTGGTGGCGGACGAGGTGCAGACCGGGGCGGGCCGCACCGGGAAGTTCCTTGCCGTGGAGCACGAGGGGGTCCAGCCCGACATCGTGGTGCTCGCCAAGGGGTTGGCCTCCGGGTATCCGATCTCCGCGGTTCTCTTCCGAGAGGAGCTCTCCAGTTGGACGCCCGGCGCGCACGGCACCACGTTCGGGGGGCACCCGGTCGCAGCGGCAGCGGCGCACGCTACGCTGGACCTGTTGGAGGAGGGTTTGATGGAGAACGCCCGCGAGGTGGGGGCCTTCCTTCTGCGAGCGTTCGAGGAGCTTAAGGCCAAGTACCCTCGCCTGGGCGATGTGCGCGGCCGGGGCTTGATGATCGGCCTGGATTTCGTGAAGGACCCCGAGACGCGGGAGGAGGATCCGGAGCTTCGGGACCGCGTGGCGAACCGGGCGTTCGCGAAGGGGCTGCTGAACCTTCCTGCCGGTCCCAGCACGATCCGGATCGCGCCGCCTCTGATCCTGAGCCGGGAAGAGGCGCAGATCGCCGTGGAGATTCTGGACGAAGCAATCGCTGAAGCGCTTGTATAA
- the minD gene encoding septum site-determining protein MinD has translation MEARAIVVTSGKGGVGKTTTTANVGTALARLGEKVAVIDVDVGLRNLDVVMGLEGRVVFDLIDVLEGRCKLRQALIRDKRVENLYLLPASQTRDKEALDAERFREVVRRLLEEEGFDRVLIDSPAGIERGFQTAAAPADGALVVVNPEVSSVRDADRIIGLLEAGEVRENYLVINRLRPDMVRRGDMLSVEDILEILGLRPIGIIPEDEQILVSTNVGEPLVLKNASAAAKAFMDTARRIRGEEVPFPNMEATRGILGALKRLFGGA, from the coding sequence GTGGAAGCAAGAGCGATCGTTGTGACGTCGGGAAAAGGCGGGGTGGGGAAGACCACCACCACGGCGAACGTGGGCACCGCCCTGGCGAGGCTGGGAGAGAAGGTCGCGGTTATCGACGTGGACGTCGGCCTCCGCAACCTGGACGTGGTGATGGGCCTCGAGGGGCGCGTGGTGTTTGACCTGATCGACGTCCTCGAGGGGCGGTGCAAGCTGCGGCAGGCACTTATTCGCGACAAGCGGGTGGAGAACCTGTACCTCCTTCCAGCCTCGCAGACGCGGGATAAGGAGGCTTTGGATGCGGAGCGGTTTCGGGAGGTGGTGCGGCGCCTTTTGGAGGAGGAGGGGTTTGACCGGGTGTTGATCGATTCCCCGGCCGGGATCGAACGGGGATTCCAAACCGCAGCGGCTCCGGCGGATGGAGCGCTTGTGGTGGTGAACCCCGAGGTCAGCTCGGTGCGGGACGCGGACCGCATCATCGGGCTTTTGGAGGCCGGGGAGGTGCGGGAGAACTATTTGGTGATCAACCGCCTGCGTCCGGATATGGTGCGGCGAGGCGACATGCTTTCGGTCGAGGACATCCTGGAGATCCTGGGGCTGAGACCCATCGGGATCATCCCTGAGGATGAGCAGATCCTGGTATCCACGAACGTGGGGGAACCCCTCGTTTTAAAGAACGCCTCGGCGGCGGCCAAGGCCTTTATGGATACCGCCCGGCGGATTCGCGGGGAGGAGGTGCCGTTCCCTAACATGGAGGCGACCCGCGGGATTTTAGGGGCGTTGAAGCGGTTGTTCGGGGGGGCGTGA
- the minE gene encoding cell division topological specificity factor MinE encodes MFWGRRKSKEKVKERLKLVLAYDRAHLSPGMVEQLKRDLLEVLHRYFPAERDGVEVSLEQRGERVVLVADIPVRS; translated from the coding sequence ATGTTCTGGGGACGTAGAAAGAGCAAGGAAAAGGTCAAAGAGCGGTTGAAGCTCGTCCTGGCGTACGACCGCGCCCACCTTTCCCCGGGCATGGTGGAGCAGTTGAAGCGGGACTTGCTGGAGGTGCTGCACCGTTACTTCCCCGCGGAGCGGGACGGGGTTGAGGTCTCCCTCGAGCAGCGCGGGGAGCGGGTCGTGCTGGTGGCGGATATTCCCGTGCGCTCATGA
- the rodA gene encoding rod shape-determining protein RodA has protein sequence MTRAVTLTLYDWTLVALVLLVTGVGLLNLASAAPEPRLWQMQVGFVGVAGIAAVALQLFRRKQVMGWAYGLYALSLLLLALVLVWGREVNGAKAWFVLGPLRFQPSEFAKIALILALARLLDRRELRGVWDYLPPLLLAAPPILLTAMEPDLGGAMVMAGIVAGMLFIRGLPLKHILVALGLVGVLVPTVVWPNLKPYQQERILVVLNPARDPLGSGFQVIQSMIAIGSGGIWGKGYGEGTQSQLGFIPERQTDFVFSVLAEEMGFVGAVTLLLLYAGLFYRLAVMAVEVIHVGDRLVIGGVLSFIAFQVLVNVGVTLGLAPVTGITLPLMSYGGTSLLSTYVALGLALLVYRDRFRDV, from the coding sequence ATGACGCGCGCCGTTACCTTGACGTTGTACGACTGGACCCTGGTCGCGCTTGTGTTGCTCGTGACCGGGGTGGGCCTATTAAACCTGGCGAGCGCCGCTCCGGAGCCGCGCTTGTGGCAGATGCAGGTGGGGTTTGTGGGGGTGGCGGGGATCGCCGCCGTGGCATTGCAGCTGTTTCGGCGCAAGCAAGTGATGGGCTGGGCGTACGGCCTGTACGCGCTTTCGCTCCTCCTCCTCGCGTTGGTGTTGGTGTGGGGACGCGAGGTGAACGGGGCAAAGGCCTGGTTCGTGCTGGGGCCGTTGCGGTTTCAGCCCTCCGAGTTCGCGAAGATCGCATTGATTCTAGCGCTCGCTCGGCTTTTAGATCGGCGAGAGTTAAGAGGGGTTTGGGATTACCTCCCGCCGCTATTGCTCGCCGCGCCGCCGATCCTTTTGACCGCGATGGAGCCTGATCTAGGCGGGGCCATGGTGATGGCCGGTATCGTTGCGGGGATGCTGTTCATCCGGGGGTTACCCCTCAAGCATATCCTGGTCGCTTTGGGGCTTGTGGGGGTGCTGGTGCCTACCGTGGTTTGGCCGAACCTCAAACCGTACCAGCAGGAGCGCATCCTGGTTGTGCTGAACCCCGCACGGGATCCTCTCGGGTCGGGGTTTCAAGTCATCCAGTCCATGATCGCCATCGGTTCGGGCGGAATCTGGGGCAAGGGATACGGGGAAGGAACCCAGTCCCAGCTCGGCTTCATTCCCGAGCGGCAGACCGACTTCGTCTTCTCGGTACTGGCGGAGGAGATGGGGTTTGTGGGCGCGGTGACGCTGCTCCTCCTGTACGCGGGGCTGTTTTACCGCTTGGCGGTCATGGCGGTTGAGGTCATCCACGTGGGAGACCGGCTGGTTATCGGGGGAGTGCTGAGCTTTATCGCCTTCCAGGTCCTGGTGAACGTTGGGGTAACCCTGGGTCTCGCGCCGGTCACTGGGATTACCCTACCCCTGATGAGTTATGGGGGGACTAGCCTCCTGTCCACGTATGTGGCTTTGGGGTTGGCTCTCCTGGTGTACCGCGACCGTTTTCGGGACGTGTAA
- a CDS encoding sulfite exporter TauE/SafE family protein — protein MTGFAIGFLAGVFGALVGLGGGVVMVPLLVAWSKLRQHEAHGTSLLAVSATALVGGGTYAQAGAVDLAGAAALTVTAMLTARLGARFTRRLDPLSLRRVFGGFLILTALLLPFKQHLPHVAAGGAGAFSTIILLFAGALAGFASGLLGIGGGTVMVPALVLGAGFPQQLAQGTSLAAMILPAWVGALTHYRLGHVRGEIAPWLLAGIAVGAYAGGSLALGLPEGILRGVFALVLLWTGTRYVRSRTRGEQR, from the coding sequence GTGACGGGTTTCGCGATCGGCTTCCTCGCTGGCGTTTTTGGTGCGTTGGTTGGCCTTGGGGGCGGAGTGGTGATGGTCCCCCTCCTGGTGGCTTGGTCCAAACTCAGGCAGCACGAGGCCCACGGGACCAGCCTCCTCGCGGTGAGCGCGACCGCGCTCGTGGGGGGGGGGACGTACGCGCAGGCTGGGGCCGTGGATCTGGCCGGCGCGGCGGCGCTTACGGTCACGGCGATGCTCACCGCTCGTTTAGGGGCGCGCTTCACCAGGCGGCTGGACCCCTTGTCTCTACGGCGGGTATTCGGGGGGTTTTTGATCCTGACCGCGTTGCTCCTGCCGTTTAAACAGCACCTGCCCCATGTGGCTGCGGGAGGCGCGGGCGCGTTCAGCACGATCATCCTGCTCTTTGCAGGGGCGTTGGCCGGCTTTGCGTCGGGTCTCTTGGGGATCGGCGGAGGTACGGTCATGGTGCCTGCGCTTGTGTTAGGAGCAGGGTTTCCCCAACAACTCGCGCAGGGCACCTCCCTCGCTGCGATGATCTTACCCGCCTGGGTTGGAGCCCTGACGCACTACCGACTGGGGCACGTACGCGGGGAGATCGCGCCTTGGTTGCTCGCCGGGATCGCGGTCGGGGCGTACGCTGGGGGCAGCCTCGCGCTTGGCCTCCCTGAGGGTATACTTAGAGGGGTGTTCGCCCTGGTGTTGTTGTGGACCGGTACCCGGTACGTGCGGAGCCGGACGAGGGGAGAACAAAGATGA
- the tatA gene encoding twin-arginine translocase TatA/TatE family subunit → MNLGIWELLILLLIVVLLFGARKLPELARGLGQSAREFKRGLHEDEGAPEEKSEGSK, encoded by the coding sequence ATGAACCTAGGCATTTGGGAACTTCTGATCCTCTTGCTCATCGTGGTGCTCCTCTTCGGGGCGCGCAAGCTCCCGGAGCTCGCTCGAGGGCTGGGGCAGTCCGCACGCGAGTTTAAGCGCGGGCTTCACGAGGACGAAGGGGCGCCAGAGGAGAAGTCCGAAGGCAGCAAGTGA
- a CDS encoding ABC transporter ATP-binding protein → MEIAYTLERPTRINARLTVRGLTVLLGPSGSGKTTLLKAIAGLLPARGHPYAGLPPERRPVGYMPQHYALFPHLTALENVAFPLAHLPKSQRQARALERLEQVGLAALAERYPHELSGGQQQRVALARALAREPELLLLDEPTSALDLPTREEVLTHLLQVVHTTGIPALVATHDPFLAQASHHLAVLVQGRIVQEGPAEEVYARPATLTVARLVGMTNLFPARVRSITPPWAWIDTPAGPLQVAALPWLTPGQTVYWGIRPEEVQVAPFASPTPNRLRGRLAHLTRQGLFIKARLDGAVELELLLPRRAADHLHLTPGTELEVTLEPRYIHLLPSDFSSGAPSSS, encoded by the coding sequence ATGGAGATCGCGTACACCCTCGAGCGCCCCACCCGCATAAACGCCCGCCTTACGGTACGGGGCTTGACCGTTTTGCTCGGCCCCTCCGGAAGCGGTAAAACCACGCTCCTCAAAGCCATCGCGGGACTCCTCCCCGCCCGCGGGCATCCCTACGCCGGCCTGCCTCCGGAGCGCCGGCCGGTCGGGTACATGCCGCAGCACTACGCGCTCTTTCCCCACCTCACGGCCCTGGAGAACGTCGCCTTTCCCCTCGCCCATCTCCCCAAATCCCAGCGGCAGGCTCGGGCGCTCGAGCGACTCGAGCAGGTGGGGCTCGCCGCACTCGCGGAGCGCTACCCCCACGAACTCTCCGGAGGACAACAACAACGGGTCGCCCTCGCCCGGGCCTTGGCCCGCGAGCCGGAGCTGCTGCTCCTGGATGAACCCACGAGTGCGTTGGACCTACCGACGCGCGAGGAGGTCCTTACTCACCTACTCCAGGTTGTGCACACGACCGGCATCCCCGCGCTGGTAGCTACGCACGACCCGTTTCTCGCGCAGGCCAGCCATCACCTCGCGGTTTTAGTGCAGGGACGGATCGTGCAGGAAGGCCCCGCGGAGGAGGTGTACGCGCGCCCCGCGACCCTCACGGTCGCGCGGCTGGTGGGCATGACGAACCTATTCCCTGCGCGGGTGCGGAGCATCACGCCCCCCTGGGCCTGGATCGACACCCCGGCCGGGCCGCTCCAGGTCGCCGCTCTTCCCTGGCTCACCCCAGGACAAACCGTATACTGGGGCATCCGCCCCGAAGAGGTGCAGGTCGCGCCCTTCGCCTCCCCCACCCCCAATCGTCTCCGGGGACGGCTCGCGCACCTCACGCGACAAGGTCTATTCATAAAAGCGCGTCTCGACGGCGCGGTGGAGCTAGAACTCCTGCTCCCCAGGCGCGCCGCGGACCACCTGCACCTTACCCCGGGAACGGAGCTCGAGGTGACCCTCGAGCCTCGGTACATTCACTTGCTGCCTTCGGACTTCTCCTCTGGCGCCCCTTCGTCCTCGTGA
- the modB gene encoding molybdate ABC transporter permease subunit, translating into MTEALWLSLKLAFSASLVLLVLGTPVAYLLARKSFRGKAALETLLLLPLTLPPTVLGYYLLVLLAPEGPIARWLGLEWAFRFEGMLLGSVIYSLPFVLTTYREAFRSLDADLLQTARTLGASRLRAWREVGLPLVWPGLAAGTVLAFAHTLGEFGVVLMIGGNIPGETRVASIYVYDLVQALDFAEAGRVSLVLLALSFALIYATRLLEARWRSRTPSSAPPA; encoded by the coding sequence ATGACCGAGGCCCTTTGGCTCTCGCTCAAGCTGGCGTTTTCTGCGAGCCTGGTCCTGTTGGTGCTCGGTACGCCCGTCGCCTACCTCCTAGCCCGCAAGTCGTTCCGGGGTAAGGCGGCGCTCGAGACGCTTCTTCTCCTCCCCCTCACCCTGCCCCCCACTGTGCTCGGGTACTACCTCCTGGTGCTTCTCGCGCCGGAAGGCCCCATCGCGCGGTGGCTAGGCCTCGAGTGGGCCTTCCGGTTCGAGGGGATGCTGCTGGGCTCGGTGATCTATAGTCTTCCCTTCGTGCTCACAACCTACCGCGAGGCCTTCCGGAGCCTGGATGCGGACCTGCTACAGACCGCCCGTACCCTGGGGGCCTCGAGGCTGCGCGCCTGGCGGGAGGTCGGGCTGCCCCTCGTCTGGCCTGGCCTCGCCGCGGGCACGGTGTTGGCCTTCGCGCACACGCTGGGCGAGTTCGGCGTGGTCCTGATGATCGGAGGGAACATCCCCGGAGAGACCCGCGTGGCCAGTATCTACGTGTACGACCTGGTGCAGGCCCTGGACTTCGCGGAAGCTGGCCGTGTATCGCTCGTACTTTTAGCGCTGTCCTTCGCCCTGATCTACGCAACGCGTTTACTGGAGGCCCGATGGAGATCGCGTACACCCTCGAGCGCCCCACCCGCATAA
- the modA gene encoding molybdate ABC transporter substrate-binding protein: protein MRRTYLILTLLLYAHAWAQPVRVAAASDLQYALKEVLEAFHQQHPEIQVEVTFGSSGKFYQQLTQGAPFDLYFAASSKYTRLLEAAGRLEAGTRAVYAVGRLVVWVPNRVALDPEPQGPAVLLDPRIRRIAIANPLHAPYGEAAVSLLERTGLWEAVKPKLVYGDNVSHAAQIALQGADAGIFALSLARNPNLSGKGRFWVAPLEAHLPLEQEYAIIQGHDRPAVRALYAFVQTPTARRILAEYGFLLP from the coding sequence ATGCGTCGAACGTACCTGATCCTAACCCTGCTGCTTTACGCTCACGCCTGGGCGCAACCCGTACGCGTTGCGGCGGCCTCCGACCTGCAGTACGCGCTCAAGGAGGTGCTCGAGGCCTTCCACCAACAACACCCCGAGATCCAGGTCGAGGTCACCTTCGGCTCCTCTGGAAAGTTTTACCAGCAACTCACCCAGGGCGCGCCCTTCGACCTGTACTTCGCGGCGAGCAGCAAGTACACCCGCCTCCTCGAGGCGGCCGGCCGGCTCGAGGCCGGTACGCGGGCCGTGTACGCGGTGGGCCGCCTCGTCGTCTGGGTGCCCAACCGGGTGGCGCTCGATCCGGAACCTCAGGGGCCGGCCGTGCTGCTGGACCCCCGCATCCGGCGAATCGCGATCGCCAACCCCCTGCACGCCCCTTACGGGGAGGCCGCGGTCAGCTTGCTCGAGCGGACCGGATTGTGGGAGGCGGTAAAACCCAAACTCGTGTATGGGGATAACGTATCGCACGCGGCGCAGATCGCACTCCAAGGGGCGGACGCGGGCATCTTCGCCCTCTCGCTGGCACGCAACCCAAACCTTTCCGGGAAGGGGCGGTTCTGGGTCGCTCCCCTGGAGGCACACCTCCCACTGGAGCAGGAGTACGCGATCATCCAAGGGCATGACCGACCCGCGGTGCGCGCCTTGTACGCGTTCGTGCAAACCCCGACGGCGCGACGCATCCTTGCAGAGTACGGGTTCCTCCTGCCATGA